The Polypterus senegalus isolate Bchr_013 chromosome 1, ASM1683550v1, whole genome shotgun sequence genome includes a window with the following:
- the LOC120523381 gene encoding interferon-induced transmembrane protein 1-like — protein MDWRSALYLMLAEFQLSHDPVLDNLSRDRKVVGDLEGARYYGSRARCFNVAALAVSLLFFLIFLILVIFSVSVISGKSFSLELGSPQN, from the exons atggactggcgctctGCCTTGTATCTGATGCTGGCTGAGTTCCAGctctcccatgaccctgtgctgGATAATTTG TCGAGGGATCGCAAAGTAGTCGGCGACTTGGAGGGAGCACGATACTACGGATCAAGAGCTCGCTGCTTCAATGTCGCAGCTTTAGCTGTGAGCCTCTTGTTTTTCCTGATCTTCCTCATTCTCGtcattttctctgtctctgtgaTTTCCGGCAAGAGCTTCAGCCTGGAACTCGGCAGTCCGCAGAATTAG